One genomic region from Gaiellales bacterium encodes:
- a CDS encoding DNRLRE domain-containing protein, with the protein MTASTPYHYRLSCRNSAGTSDGADATFTTAAASGPTTVTILPSADGFVESDLPSTNFGSSAVLKNNTTPDTRAYLKFNLTGITGTVTKATFRAYAQTSSGSGYELHSVSDNSWVEPGLTYSNRPAVGGTIGSAVNFTANTWTSVDASAYVKATGTYSFEMNGTSANLKQYSSREGANPAQLVIQYTPAAAPAALSAVAGDGQTTTVGTAFATQLAVKAVDSSSQPVAGASVIFSAPASGASAAFSGGLRTTSVTTGANGIATAPQLVANATAGAYQVNASTGGVSRPVTFSLTNTPAAPSATPTAVDIADSYVRSDVPAANYGSAAVLIGRTSPEIDSYVKFNVSGLSAAPLKAVLRLWAETTGTTPSNVYKVADSSWAESGLTFTNRPAFGALAATSGPTTAGTWMDLDVTGTVGGNGLITLGLATGSTAGKNFGSREDAAHAPQLLLTAEPPQSGDPVIVAAGDIACSPADASYNGGAGTATACHEKATSDLVLSLNPLAVITLGDEQYNSGKLTDFLTSYDPTWGRFKSMTHPAIGNHEFGDTGASGFFNYFGDNATPLQPGCRSNCKAWYSYTVGNWRIITLNTECTTNSNNCVAGSEQDLWLQSELASANAAGQCKLVASHHPKWSSSSFAATDIDQLVRDMYAGHTDIYVTGHMHGYERFAPQNPAGQLDAANGITEIISGAGGAFFTGFLAIQPNSVAHNNNTYGVLKLVLHPHSADYHFVRDPTSGLFSDSGTVGCH; encoded by the coding sequence TTGACCGCGTCCACCCCCTACCACTACCGGTTGAGCTGTCGCAACTCGGCAGGCACCAGCGACGGTGCGGATGCGACCTTCACCACCGCGGCAGCATCGGGCCCGACGACGGTCACGATCTTGCCCTCCGCGGACGGCTTTGTCGAGTCCGATCTGCCCAGTACGAACTTCGGTTCCTCGGCGGTACTGAAGAACAACACGACGCCCGATACGCGCGCCTACCTCAAGTTCAACCTCACGGGCATCACGGGAACCGTGACCAAGGCGACATTCCGCGCGTACGCCCAGACCTCGAGCGGCTCGGGTTACGAGTTGCACAGTGTCTCCGATAACAGCTGGGTCGAACCCGGGCTCACCTATAGCAACAGGCCCGCAGTTGGCGGGACGATCGGCTCGGCCGTGAACTTCACGGCCAACACCTGGACGAGCGTGGACGCATCGGCGTACGTGAAGGCCACCGGCACCTACAGCTTTGAGATGAACGGGACCTCGGCGAATCTCAAGCAGTACTCCAGCAGGGAGGGTGCCAACCCGGCGCAGCTCGTGATCCAGTACACGCCGGCAGCGGCACCGGCAGCGCTCAGCGCGGTGGCAGGAGATGGTCAGACGACGACCGTCGGGACTGCCTTCGCGACGCAACTGGCGGTCAAGGCGGTCGATTCCTCGTCCCAGCCGGTCGCGGGCGCCAGCGTCATCTTCAGCGCGCCGGCGAGCGGCGCAAGTGCGGCCTTCTCCGGTGGCCTCAGAACCACCTCGGTTACGACGGGCGCAAACGGCATAGCGACGGCGCCCCAACTGGTGGCCAATGCCACGGCCGGCGCCTATCAGGTGAACGCGTCGACCGGCGGCGTCTCGCGGCCGGTGACGTTCAGCCTCACGAACACTCCGGCTGCTCCGTCGGCGACACCGACGGCGGTGGACATCGCCGACTCATACGTCCGCTCCGACGTTCCGGCCGCCAACTACGGCTCCGCAGCTGTCCTGATCGGCCGTACGAGCCCCGAGATCGACAGCTACGTCAAGTTCAACGTGTCCGGACTCAGCGCCGCGCCCCTCAAGGCCGTGCTGCGGCTCTGGGCCGAGACCACGGGCACGACCCCCTCCAACGTGTACAAGGTGGCTGACAGCAGCTGGGCCGAGAGCGGTCTCACATTCACCAACAGACCTGCCTTTGGCGCCCTCGCGGCAACGTCCGGTCCGACGACCGCCGGTACGTGGATGGACCTCGACGTCACGGGCACTGTCGGTGGCAACGGATTGATCACGCTGGGCTTAGCCACGGGAAGCACCGCCGGCAAGAACTTCGGGTCGCGCGAAGACGCGGCGCACGCACCTCAACTGCTTCTGACCGCCGAACCGCCGCAGAGCGGCGATCCCGTAATCGTGGCGGCCGGCGACATCGCCTGCAGCCCCGCGGATGCGAGCTACAACGGTGGCGCCGGGACCGCGACGGCATGCCACGAGAAGGCCACGTCCGATCTCGTGCTCTCGCTCAACCCGCTCGCGGTCATCACCCTCGGCGACGAGCAATACAACAGTGGCAAGCTGACCGACTTTCTGACCTCGTACGATCCGACGTGGGGACGTTTCAAGAGCATGACGCATCCGGCGATCGGCAATCACGAATTCGGCGACACGGGCGCGAGCGGCTTTTTCAACTACTTCGGCGATAACGCCACTCCACTGCAGCCAGGTTGCAGGTCGAACTGCAAGGCCTGGTACAGCTACACAGTAGGGAACTGGCGCATCATCACGCTCAACACCGAATGCACCACGAATAGCAATAACTGCGTGGCGGGAAGTGAGCAGGATCTGTGGCTTCAGAGTGAACTGGCGAGCGCAAACGCCGCCGGCCAGTGCAAGCTCGTGGCATCCCATCACCCCAAGTGGTCGTCGTCGAGCTTCGCGGCGACCGACATCGACCAGCTGGTCCGGGATATGTATGCCGGTCACACCGACATCTACGTGACTGGCCACATGCACGGGTATGAGCGCTTCGCCCCGCAGAACCCGGCCGGCCAACTCGACGCAGCCAATGGCATCACCGAGATCATCTCTGGTGCCGGCGGCGCATTCTTCACCGGGTTCCTCGCGATCCAGCCGAACAGCGTCGCGCACAACAACAACACCTACGGCGTGCTGAAACTCGTACTCCACCCGCACAGTGCGGATTACCACTTCGTGCGGGACCCCACGAGCGGCCTGTTCTCCGATTCGGGCACGGTCGGCTGCCACTGA